AGTCGCAGCGGCAGCGCGACGTTGTCGCCCGCGTCCAGGAGCGGATGGAGGTTGTCCCGCTGGAGCACCACCCCGACCGAGCGCCGGCGCCAACGAGCCCGATCCGGAGGTGAGAGCCGGGTGATGTCCTGCATGTCGACCATGACGGAACCGCCGTTTGGCTCGATGAGGCCGGCCAGCACGTGCACCAGCGTGCTCTTCCCGCTCCCCGACGGCCCCATGACGCTCGTCCACGACGCCCGCTCGAGGACCAGCCCCGCGTCCCGCAGCGCCACCGTCTCCACCTCCGTCTCACGGTAGATGTGGTAGAGCCCCCGGGCCTCCACCACGGGCCCGGCCCGCCCGGAATCGACAGACGCCGCCGTCATTTCGTGGCCAGGAGCGTGGAGAGCTGCACGACCTCGTGATGCCCGTTGACCACTCCGTTCAGGGCGACAATGCCGACGCCGCTCGCGTAGAACTTGTGCTCGAGCTTGGCCACGTCCAGCTGGTCGGTGTTCTCCGTCACCACCACGTTGTGGTAGGCGCCCGCAGGGGTCTTCACCGACGCGTCTGCACGCAGGACCTTGGCGACGTCCTCCGCCACGCCCGGCCGGTATTCCTCGCGGTACGGGCCGTCGGGAGTCGGATGCGCGGGCATGACGATGCCCGGCAGGGCGCCGTCGATCCCGGCTTCCCAGGATCCTGCAGTGCTGGTGACGGCGCCGTTCTTCAGTTCCTTCGTGTCTTCGCCGAAGTACCACACGTTGCCGGCCGTGTCCTGCGCGTACCAGTCGGTGGTCCGTTCCTCCAGGGCGCCGGTCACGATGTCTCTGACCACGATGCACTGGACCCCCATGATCGTCTTCGTGTCAGTGGTGACGGTGACCTCGATGCGCAGCGGGATGCCGTCGCGGGTCCCCGTGTAAACGGCCGTCGTTCCCGGCGTGAACGGCATGTAGGGGTTGGTGATGGCGGTCGAGAAGTTCGCCGAGTCGATCGTCGGATGATAGGGCGGGAACGAGTATCGAGGGGATGGAGCCGCGGTGCCGGTCGGGACGGGCACCGACGAGGTCGGCGGGGTCCCGCCGGCCGAGCTGCACGCGGCCAGTGCGGCCGCGGCCCCCATCAGAACGATCAGCTTCCGGATCATGGCTTCCTCCTCACCTAGGGCAACGCTACGGTAGGAGGACCCCGATAAGAGCCTGCTGAGAGGAGAGCGGGGCCTTCCGGGGCGCCGAGAACTCGAGGCGTTCTCAGCGCTCGCTTATGTTCCCGGGGGTAGCCTGAGCAGGGAGGTTCCCGGTGCGTGTGCTGGTCGTGGAGGACGAGGCGCCAATGGCCGACGTGCTGAAGCGCGGCCTGGAGGAGGAGGGCCTCGCCGTGGACGTGGCCGGGACGGGAGACGAGGGGGCGTGGTTCGCTCGCGAGTACGACTACGACGCCATCGTGCTCGACCTCATCCTGCCCGACCGGCCGGGCTTCGATGTCCTCGCCGAACTTCGGAAAGCCGGGCGGTGGGCCCCGGTGCTGGTCCTCACGGCTCGGGACGCGGTGGAGGATCGGGTCCGGGGGCTCGACCTCGGTGCCGACGACTATGTGACGAAGCCGTTCTCCTTCGACGAACTGCTTGCGCGGCTCCGGGCGCTGATGCGACGCGGCGCGACGGAGCGGCCGTCGGTGCTGTCTGTCGGGGACCTGACGTTGGACCCGGCCACCCGCGAGGTGCGCCGTGGCGACGCCGAGATCTCGCTTACCCCCAAGGAGTTCGCGCTCCTGGAGTTCTTCATGCGCTACCCAGACCGCGTCATCTCGAAGACTGAGCTCATTGAACACGTCTGGGACTTCGCCTTCGACAGCGATTCGAACGTCGTCGAGGTCTACGTCGGGTACCTCAGGCAGAAGATCGACCGGCCGTTCGGGGGTCGGAGCCTGGAGACCGTCCGGGGGGCCGGCTACCGACTCCGCGCCGACCATGAGCGTGCGGACCTCGCTTAGGCTTCGCCTGACCCTCGCCTTCGCCGTGGGTATGGCGGTGGTCCTCGCCGCGCTCGGCGCCTTCCTGTACGTCCGGATGGGGGCAACGCTGCTGCAGAGCGTGGACCTCGATCTGCGGTCCCGCGCGGGGCTGACGCTGCCCGCTCTCAAGCCGAACGGCCCCCTGCCGGTCGCGACCGGGCACAAGCTGATCGACCCCGACGAGGCCTACGCCCAGGTCCTCGACCGAGAGGGACGGATCGTCGACACGACGCCAGCGGTGGCCCGTGCGCCCATGGTCGATGCCGCCACCCTCCGATCGATCTCGCGCCCGACGTTCCTCACCCGGAAGGTCGTGGGCGTGGACGATCCGTCGCGGCTGCTGGTTGTCCCCGTTCGAGTGGGAGGGGTGGGGTTGCTGCTCGCGCTCGGCGCACCGCTCGGCGATCGAAAGGAAGCGCTCTCCAACCTCCTCCTGATGCTCTCGGTCGGCGGCCCCGGGGCGCTCGCGCTGTCCTCGTGGGCCGGTTGGGCGCTGGCCGGCGCCGCCCTTCGCCCCGTCGAGCGGATGCGGCGAGAGGCGGAGGCGATCTCCGTGTCCGACGTGGAGGCTCGCTTGGCCGTAGCGAGCACGAGCGAGCTGGCTCGGCTCTCCGAGACCTTCAACGACCTGCTGGCGCGATTGCAGGAAGCCCTGCAGCGGGAGCACCGGTTCGTGGACGACGCGAGCCACGAGCTGCGCACGCCGCTGGCCACGCTGAAGGCCGAGCTCGACCTGGCGCTGGCGCGGCCACGCGACGCCGCCGCACTGGAGGCCACGGTTCGCTTGGCGTCGGTGCAGACCGATCGGCTTGTTCGCCTGGCGCAGGATCTGCTCGTGCTGGCCCGGACCCGCGGGGGCCGGCTCCCCGTCCGGCGGGTCGATGTCTCCTTCCGTGGCCTGCTGGAGGAGGCTGCGGCTCCATTCCGGGAACGAGCAGCTTCCCATGGAGGTGTCCTCCATGTGGACGCCCCCGACGAGCCCGTGCACCTCGATCCAGACAGGATCCGGCAGGCGGTTCAGAACCTTCTGGAGAACGCGCTCAGCCACGGCGGGTGTTCTTCCGTCCGGGTCGCGGGCATTCGGGAGAACGGGACGCTCCGAATTCGGGTGGACGACGATGGCCCCGGCTTCCCGCCGCAGCTCGTCGACGGAACCGTCTTCCACCCGTTCGTCGGAGGGCCCTCGACCGATGGTCAGGGCGGCGCCGGGCTGGGACTCACGATCGTGAAGGCGGTCGCTGAGGCGCACGGCGGGCACGCCACCGCCGAGAACCTGGACGGGGGCGGCGCCCGCGTGGAGCTCGTCTTTGACGCGTGAGGCCATGCGTTCTTCGGGCGGGGGTCCAAGAGAGAAGCTGTCCGGCCGATCGGCGGGCTCGACGCCCCACCGGTACACGCCGTTGTGCCCCACGCTGTAGCGCCCGGGCTCGGGGAAGTAGGCGAGACCATGCGGGCCGTTGCCGACCCGGATCGCGCGCAACACGTGGCCCGTCGACGTGGAGATCACGGAGACCGAGTCGCCGAAGCGGTTCGACGCCCACAGCGTGGAACCGTCGGGGGAGACCTGCAGCATGTCGGGAGACCCACCCACATGCCACTTCGCCACCTGCCGCCGGGTCCGGAAGCTGATCACAGAGATGCTCCCCTCGATCCGGTTGCTCACGTACAGGAACCGACCGTTCCGGCCTACGGCGAATCCGTGGGCCCCTACCCCCGTGCGGATGAACGAGATCTGCCGGAGGTGGACGGGATCGACGACGGAGACGCCGGAGAGGCCCTGGTTCGCCACGTAGAACACCTTTCCGTCGGGCGACACCTTGACGTCGATGGGGCGCCCTCCCACCTGGATCGTCCCGGTGATGGCCATGGTCTTCGTGCTCACCCGCACCACGATGCCGCTGTACTCGCAGCTCACCAGGAGATAGGACCCGTCCGCGGAGAAGTCCATGTGGTCGGCCCCCGGCCAGGGGATCTTCACCTGCTTGAGGAGCTGCCAGGTGTGGGGGTCGCGGAACTGGATGAGCTGGTCGTACTCGGCGACCACGATGGCTTTGGTCCCGTCGGGGGTGAAGTACAGGTTGTACGGGCTTGCCACCGGGATGCTCCGGAGGATCCTTCCGGTGCGAGGGTCGATGACCTGGAGCCGGTCGCTCCCCGGGTTGTCCACGTACAGATGCTTGAGGTCCCACGACGGGGTGACGTGGTGGGGCTGGCCGCCCACGCGCAGCTGCCTCACGACCCGATACGTTGTCGGATCGATCACGTCCACGGTCCCGTCCAGCGTGTTCGGCACGTACACCCGCTCGGGAATCCCCCGCACGGTGGGGCTGAAGTCCTGAGGTCCGTCCGCCGCGTACACGGAGCTGAGGGGAGGAAACGGCAATGCGTAGCTGTGACCCGGCGGGGAAGGGGTGGGACCCTTCGATGTGGCGGGAGGGCTCGGAGCGGTTGGCGCGGACGCCGGTGTCGGTGTCCGTCGCGTGATGGCGTGATGTTCGGCGGCATCGGGACCCTCAGTAACCTCGCCGGCCAGGGCGGCACCCATGCCCAGAATGTTGAGCACAACCAGCGAGATCAGCGTCACCCGCCAGGAGGGGAGGCGGAGATTGCGGTGCACGTGTCCGCCCGGGGTCATGTGCGCGGATCGTACCCCGGCACCGGCCTTTGAACGCGGGTCGGCGCGGAGCGCCGCCACACGGGGCCGCTGCACCGTGGAGCCGGCCATGACATCACGGCTTCCAGCCTGCTGGCCTTCGCCATGCAGTTGGCCGGCTGTGTCCTGATCCGTCCAGGGCTCATGCCGTGACATGGGGGGGCGGCGCTCGTCGCGGCCGCCCCCCGGGATCGGGTCTCGAGGTGCTCTATGTCAGGGCTGCTCTCCGTTCGCGGTATCGCAATTCGGAGGGCATTCGTGGTTGACGTCTTGGCCGGCGGGATCCTCGTGGGTATCCGTCTCGTTGCCGCCACCGTTCTCCGAGTCGGTCTCGGACTCGGAAGCGCTCTCCGATTCGTCCCCATTCTGCGACCCCTGCTCGCCCGTCGGTCCGCTCGGCCCGGTAGGCCCGGACGCGTAACGAAGCGACCCGAGGCTGGCGTGCAGCTTGGAGGATGCCTTCGCGACGTGGGCGTGGCCCACCGATTTGACGGTCCGGGTGGTCCCTTGCCCCTTGTAGGAACTCGGGTGTGTCCGGGAGCTCGATGGTCCGGCACCGATCGTGAGCCACAGCCCCAGAGCCAGCGTGACCGTGACTGAAACGACTGCCAGTACCTTCCGCATTTCATTCACCTCCTCTCGTCGGAAGGACCGTACCCGAGGCTCTGTGAGACGACCGTGAAAACGGGGGCCTGGACGCCAGTTCTCAGCGAAGCCTCATCCCGATGCAACGGCGGGTTCGGATGGGGCGACGTGCCGGGTCAAGGGATGGCGGAGACCTCGGTGGTGTGACCGATCCGGGGAGCGACCCCGGGGGCAGGGCGAGCGAGAGGTGCTTCCCTTGCCCGCCTCGCTGGGCCAGATCCTGCCCCCCTGGGCGTTCACGATCTCCCGGCAGATCGCGAGCCCCAGCCCAGCGTGATCGCTCGAGCGCTCGATCAGCTGCCCACCCGAGGTCAGGGATCTGGGCGCCGTGCTCTCCAGGGGGGAGCTTGCAAGGAGCGGAACCGCGATCCGGAAGCAGCGTGACCTACGCACTGCTCCCTTCTTCGCTCTCGACCCGCTGCCCGATTGGAGCGCCGATGTCCGGCCCGCGACTAGGCTCTCCCGGCCGCGAGCGTGCTCACAGGACCCTCAGGACCTCGACCCGGGCCCCGTGTCGACGCTCGGGCCATCGCGCGCGAGGACGCTTGAGGCGGCGAGGGGCGAACCGGTCGGGCCTTGTCGACTCTCTCAGGACTGCTCGCCGTTGGTCGTTTCGCAGTCCGGCGGCCGCTCATGTTTCATGGCCGGGCCGTTGGGGTCCTCCCCTAAGCGGCACGTTCGCCGAAGTGGAGCGGGGGACGAGGCTTCCGTCCCCTGCTCACCAACAGCGATCTCCGTTAGCCCACCTCCAGAGGTCGACAATCCGGGGGACACTGATGGTCCGCACCCTGGGCATCTCCTGGGTCCCCGGCCACATCGTCGCTGTTGCTCTCGGACTCGCTGGCGGACTCGTCACTCGAGCCCTGAGGCTGCGAGCTCGGGGACGTCGAGACGGCCTTGGAGCTGCTCAGGCTCGCCGTGGCCGCGTGTGTCTGTGGGGTCTTGATGATGCTCGCGACCCGGGCGGGGGCGGGCTTGGCACTGGAAGGCCGATGAGCGGAGGCAGCCGATCCGATCCCGAGCCACAGCCCCACTGCCAGCGTGAGTGCGAGAGCGATTCCCATCACCAGCTTTCGCATACCCTTCACCTCCTTCCGATTCCACGGCCCGCACCGTAGCAAGAGGCCGATGAAACCAGGGTGAGAGTCCCGCTATGGACTCCGGAGGGGGAGAGCGAGCGAGAACGAACTTCCCCGCTTCAACTCGCTCTGCGCCGACATACACCCACTGTGGGCCTCCATGATCTCCTTGCAGATGGCGAGGCCAAGCCCGCTACCTCCCTCGCGCCGAGACCGGGCGGAGTCCACCCGGAAAAAGCGGTCGAAGACGTGGGGCAGCACGTCCGGCGGAATGCCGGATCCCGTATCGGCAACGGTGAGTCCCGCCTCGCCCGCTCGGCACCACACCGAGACGGTGACCGCCTCGCCCCGGCCCGAATACTTGATGGCGTTCTCAACGAGATTGGCGACCACCTGCTCCAGCCGATCTCGGTCTGCCCACACCGAAGCGCCGTCTCCCTCGACGTCGATGCGAATCCGCTTGGCGTCCGCGAGCGGCCGCATGTTGTCGGCGACGGTCGCGGCCACGTCGTGAAGGTCGACGGAGGAACGGAGGAGCTCCAACTTGCCTTCGTCGATCCGCGCCAGCGTCAGGAGGTTTGCAACCATGCGGCTCATCCGCTCGACCTCCTCGCGGGCGCTCTCTAGGACACCTCGAGCCTCGGGTGAGAGCTGGTCCGACCGAAGGCTGACGTCGATCTCCGAGGCCATCACCGCAAGTGGGGTGCGGAGCTCGTGGGACGCGTTGGCCACGAACCGGCGCTTCTCCGCCACGCCGCGTTCCAGCCGGTCCAGCATCGCGTTCAGCGTGGTGGCCAGCCGCTGGAGCTCGTCTGAGGGGCTCGGAACCGCCACGCGCTCGTCCAGGCGGTCGATGCCGATCTCGGCGGCCTCCTTGGTCATCTTGGCCACCGGGAGCAGGGCCTTTCGGGCAAGCCACCACCCCCCGGCCCAGGCCGCCGCCAGCACGGCCGGCCCGGCGACCAGGAGCAGGACCAACAGCCGGTGCAGTGAGCGATTCGCATCTTCCAAGGAGGTGGCGACCACGAGCACCTCCCCGTGACGTGGTCCTGGCAGGGGCAGAGCGAGAACGCGGAAGGACTCACCGTCCGGTCGGAGCACCAGAGTCTGCCGGACCAGGCTGCCTTTCACGAGGTGGGTCAGGGCGGGCGAAGAGATCATGGGCCGCTCCGCGACGGTGTCATACGAGCTGCTCTGCAGCACCTCGCCTCGAGCGGACAGGATCTGGGCGGCGGCCTCCCCGATGGGAAGGCCCGCAAGCGAGGTGTCGGTCACGTCTTGGAACTCACCACCCCCCCCGCCTTGATAGGCAAGGGAGATCTGCGCGGCCCGAGAATCGAGAGACCGGTCGATCCCGGCCACGAGGTCGCTTCTCATCCGGATGAGCAGGAAGGCTCCCAATGCGGTGAGGATCACCGCGAGCAACGCGACGTACCACGCTGTCAGTCGGACCCGGATCGGAAAGCTCACGATGGCTCCATCGCGTACCCGACCCCTCGCACCGTTCGGATGAAGGGCCGGCCGAAGGGACGCTCCAGCTTCTTTCGCAGGTACCCCACGTAGACGTCCACAATGTTCGAGACCCCGTCGTAGTTGTAGTCCCACACGTGCTCGAGGATCCGAGTCCGGCTCACCACCTCCCCGGGGTGGCGCATGAGGAACTCCAGGAGCGAGAACTCGCGGGGGGACAGTTCGACGGGCCGGCCGGCCCGGGTGACGGTGTGGGCGGCGGGATCGAGTACCACGTCCCCCGCCGAGAGGAGGGGCGGGCGATCGGAGGGACCCCGCCGGATCAGGGCCCGGAGCCTGGCGAGGAGCTCACCGAACGCGAACGGCTTGACGAGGTAATCGTCGGCCCCGACGTCGAGTCCACGGATGCGGTCCTGCACCCCGTCTCGGGCGGTCAGCATCAGCACGGGAGCCCACCTGCCTCGTTCCCGCAGATCGTGGCAGACCCTGAACCCGTCCAGGCCGGGTAGCATCACGTCGAGCACGATCGCGTCGTAGTCGGCTTCGCTTGCCTGAAAGACCGCCTCCCGCCCGTCACCGACGACGTCGACCGCGTAGCCCTCCTGCTCCAGGCCCCGGCGAACTGCCCGGGCCATCTTGATCTCGTCCTCCACCACCAGGATCCGCATCGGCGCCTCGGAAGCCAGTCTCCTACCGCTTCGTGAGAATTCGATGATAATGCGGGCACGGTGGGCAAGATTCTCACGCTCCTCTCATCGACGGCGACGTACAAGAGGTATGAGCCCCGACGAGGAGGCACTGCAGTGAGACGTCGGCTTCGAGCACGACCGTACGCCCTCGCCCTGGCCGGCCTGCTCCTGCTCGTCGGCTGCGCGAGCAACTCGACGGGGACTGTGGGCCCCCCCACCGGCGGTTCCACCTCCACCCAACCGGCGTCGTCTCCGGCTACCGGTGGCAGCTCTCCGGCCTCGAGCCCGTCATCCAAGCCGAGCACGGTTCCACCCGGATCGCCCGTGCCCGTGGAGAGCAATCCCCCGGGGGACATCCCCGACAACATCCAGTACATCCCCTACACGTCGAAGGCCGGCCACTTCACGCTGACCCTTCCGGAGGGCTGGTCCCGCAGCACCGCCTCGTCGATGGTGACCTTCACCGACAACAAGCTGAACGTGGTCACCGTGGCGTGGTCCCCCGCGTCCTCGGCTCCCACCACGTCCACCGCCCGGACCACGGACGTGCCGCGGCTCCGCCAGACCGAGCGCGCGTTCCAGCTGGGCGACATCAAATCCGTGTCGCTGCCCGCCGGACCGGCCGTGCTGATCACCTTCACGGAGAACAGCGCACCGGACCAGGTCACCGGGAAGCAGTACCGGCTCGACGTGCAGCGCTTCGAGTTCTTCCACAACGGTGAGGAGGCCGTCCTGACCCTGTCCTCCCCCGTGGGCCGGGACAACGTGGACCCCTGGCGGCTCATCTCCGAGAGCTTCCGGTGGAAGTAGAGGCCGACCGCGACCGCCCCCAACCGGTGATCGAGGCGCGGGAGCTGTACCGGTTCTTCCACGCGGGCGACGAGGAGACGTTCGCGCTGCGGGGAGTCTCGCTGGCGGCGTGGCCGGGAGAGATCGTCGCGATCGTCGGGCCCTCCGGCAGTGGGAAGTCTACCCTCCTCGCATGCCTGGCGGGGCTGGACGAGCCCGACGGCGGCCACGTGGTCGTGGCCGGCGAGCGGATCACCAGGCGCCCCGAGGCCAGGCGAGCGGCCCTCCGGGCCCGCCTCATCGGGATGCTCCTCCAGTCGGGGAACCTCCTCGATCACCTGACGGTCGAGCAGAACGTTCGCGTGGCCGGGAGGCTCGGAGCCTCCCGCGCCGCGCCCGCGCCTCGCGAGCTGCTCGAGTCGGTCGGGATGGGCGATCGGGCGTCCGCGTGGCCCTCGACGCTCTCGGGAGGGGAGGCCGCGCGGGCAGGACTGGCGGTCGCCCTGGCGAACGATCCGCCGGTGCTGCTGGCGGACGAGCCGACCGGCGAGGTGGACGCGCAGAACGAGGAGGTCGTGCTGGAACTTCTCCGTGAGCGTGTCGAGGGTGGAAAGACCGTCGTGGTGGTGACCCACAGCGAGCGAGTGGCCCGGGTGGCCGACCGGGTGATCTCCCTCCGGGACGGGAGGATCGACCGTGAGTGAGGCCCTCGTACGGACCGAGGAAGCCACCCGGACCTACGGGCAGGGCTCCCAGGCCGTCAGGGCCGTGGCCGGGGCGACCTGCGAGGTCCTGGCCGGGCAGCACATCGCGCTGGTCGGACCGTCCGGGAGCGGCAAGACCACTCTTGTGCACCTTCTCGCCGGCCTGGACGGACCCTCCTCCGGAACCGTCGAGTGGCCCGCCATCGGACCGAGGGAGCAGCTTCGGCCGGGACCGGTCGCCGTCGCCTTCCAGGGCCCCAGCCTCCTGCCCCCCCTCACCGTCCTCGAGAACGTCGCCCTGCCACGGCTGTTGGCCGGTGACGCGGAGGACCTGGCCCTAGAGGCCGCTCACGCGGCCCTGGTGCGGTTCGAAGTCGACGACCTGGCGACGAAGCTTCCGGAGGAGCTCTCGGGAGGGCAGTCCCAGCGCGTGGGCCTGGCCCGTGCGACGGTGGGCCGCCCGGCCTTCATCCTGGCCGACGAGCCCACCGGGCAGCAGGACCAGGCGACCGGACAGCACGTGATGGACGCCTTCTTGACCTGGGCCCGTGAGGTCGGAGCTGCTGTGATCGTAGCGACGCACGACCTCGCCATCGCCAGGCTGTTCCCCATCAGGTGGTCGATGGAGGACGGGCAGCTCAGAGCGGAGGTGACCCTACGCTCGGCTTGATGTGGCTCAGAGGGCTCGTGCGCCGGCGAACCCTTCGGCTGGCCGGAGCTGCCGTCGGCGTGGCCCTCGCCGTCGCGTTGTTCGCCTCCCTCGGGACCTTCTTCTCCGCGAGCAAGGCCCGGATGACCCAGGAGGCATCGCGCGGCGTGCCGGTCGACTGGCAGGTCCTGCTGGCGCAGGGCGCGAACGTGCCGAAAGCCGAGCGGATCATCGCTCGAGCCCCCGGAGTCCTGTCGGCGCTGCCGGTGGGGTATGCGGACGTCACGAAGTTCACCTCCTCCACCGCAGGTACCGTCCAGGTGACCGGTGTGGGGAAGGCCCTGGGGCTTCCCCCGAACTACGCGACGACCTTCTCGGGAGTGATTCGCTACCTCGTCGGGGCCCGCTCGGGGGTGCTGCTGGCCCAGCAGGCGGCGGCCAACCTCCACGTCGCCCCCGGTACGACGATCACCCTGGGCAGGCCGGGCCAGCCGCCGGTCAAGCTGAAGGTGGATGGGGTCGTCGACCTCCCCACAGCGGACTCGCTGTTCCAGGCCATCGGCGTGCTGCCGGGCGCCGCCCCCACCGCTCCACCGGACAACGTCGTGCTGTTGCCCGCCGCGATGTGGCACCAGCTGTTCGACCCGGTGGCCAAGGTCCGGCCCGACACGGTGCGGACCCAGGTGCACGTGGACCTCTCCTCCGCCCTTCCTCCGGACCCGGGAGCGTCCTTCGTGGACGTCTTGGGCCGAGCGCACAACCTCGAGAGCCAGCTCGCCGGCACCGGGCTCGTCGGGAACAACCTGGGGGCCCAGCTCGACGCCGCCCGGGCCGACGCCATCTACGCCCAGCTCCTGTTCGTGTTCCTGGGACTTCCCGGGATCGTGCTGGGGGCCCTGCTCACCGCGGTCGTCGCCGCCAGCGGGCGCGAACGGCGCCGCCAGGAGCAGGCGCTGCTTCGCCTGCGCGGGGCCTCGCCGCAGCGCATCACGCGGCTGGCCGCGGGGGAAGCCGCCCTCGCCGGGGTGGTCGGTTCGGGCCTTGGCCTCGCCGGCGCCGCACTCGCCGGACGGATGGCGTTCGGGACCTCCCGGCTGGGAGCGACCCTCGGCCAGACCATCGTCTGGACCGTCGCCTCCGTCGCGTTCGGGTTGGCCCTGGCAGCCGTCACGGTGCTGTTGCCGGCGTGGCGCGACGCGCGCACCCTGACGGTCCGGGCCGCCCAGGCCACCGTCAGCGACCCGGGAAAGCCGTTGTGGGCGCGCCTGTACCTTGACGTGCTGCTGCTGGGGGGGGCCGGACTGGTGTTCTGGCAGGCGGTGAAGAGCGGGTACCAGGTCGTGCTGGCGCCGGAGGGGGTGGCCACCATCTCGGTGTCGTACTTCACCCTGCTAGCGCCGCTCCTATTGTGGGTGGGCTCCGCGCTGTTCACGTGGCGGCTCGCGCGCGGCATCCTGGCCCGAGGGGGCAAGGCCCTGGCCCGCGCCGCGAGGCCGGTGGCCCACGGGCTGTCCGGCGTGGTGGCGGCATCGATGGTGCGACAGCGGCGCCTTCTCTCCAGAGGACTGGTGATCATGGCGCTCACCGGTTCCTTCGCGCTCTCGACGGCCGTCTTCAACACGACGTACGCCGCCCAAGCACGGGTCGACGCCGAGCTGACGAACGGGGCCGACGTCGCGGCGACCACCACGGCAACCGGCTCGATCCCCGCCGGTGCGCTGGCGAAGGTGCGCGCGCTGCCGGCCGTTGTCAACGCACAACCGATGCAGCATCGGTTCGCCTACGTCGGCAACGACCTCCAGGACATGTTCGGCATCGACCCGTCCACCATCGGGCAGGCCACCAACATCTCGGATGCGTTCTTCGCCGGGGGCCACGCGAGCCAGGTGCTCGCCGCCCTGGCCCGCCGTCCCGACGCCGTCCTCGTGTCCGACGAGACCGTGCGCGACTTCCAGCTCCAGCCCGGCGACCTGATCCGGCTGCGCATGCAGTTCGCGAGCGACAACGCGTATCACATCGTGCCCTTCCACTACGTGGGGATCGTCCGTGAGTTCCCCACGGCGCCACGGGACTCCTTCTTCGTGGCCAACGCGAGCTACGTCGCGAAGGCCACCGGCTCCCCCGCGTACCAGACGCTCCTGATCAAGACGAACGCGTCGCCGCCGGCCGTGGCCTCCCAGGTGCGGAACATCCTGGGGCCTACCTCCGGGGCCAGGGTCCAGGACATCGTCACGGAGCTCCGGGTCACGCTCTCCGGGCTGACGGCGATCGACCTGTCCGGCCTCACCCGTCTCGAGCTCGCGTTCGCCATCATCCTGGCCGTCGCGGCGTCCGGGCTGGTTCTGGCCCTCGGGCTCGCCGAGCGACGACGCATGTTCGCCATCGCGTCCGCGCTGGGCGCCCGGTCCCGTCAGCTCGCTGCGTTCGTATGGAGCGAGGCGGCCTACGTCACCCTCGGCGGCCTGGTGCTCGGCGCGCTGGCGGGCTGGGGGATCTCATTCGTCATCGTGAAGATCCTGACCGGGGTGTTCGACCCGCCGCCACAGCACCTGTTCATCCCCCTGGGCTACCTGGCGGTCGTCGTCGGGGTCACGGTGCTCGCCGTCATCGCAGCGGGAGCGGCC
This region of Actinomycetota bacterium genomic DNA includes:
- a CDS encoding FtsX-like permease family protein, whose product is MWLRGLVRRRTLRLAGAAVGVALAVALFASLGTFFSASKARMTQEASRGVPVDWQVLLAQGANVPKAERIIARAPGVLSALPVGYADVTKFTSSTAGTVQVTGVGKALGLPPNYATTFSGVIRYLVGARSGVLLAQQAAANLHVAPGTTITLGRPGQPPVKLKVDGVVDLPTADSLFQAIGVLPGAAPTAPPDNVVLLPAAMWHQLFDPVAKVRPDTVRTQVHVDLSSALPPDPGASFVDVLGRAHNLESQLAGTGLVGNNLGAQLDAARADAIYAQLLFVFLGLPGIVLGALLTAVVAASGRERRRQEQALLRLRGASPQRITRLAAGEAALAGVVGSGLGLAGAALAGRMAFGTSRLGATLGQTIVWTVASVAFGLALAAVTVLLPAWRDARTLTVRAAQATVSDPGKPLWARLYLDVLLLGGAGLVFWQAVKSGYQVVLAPEGVATISVSYFTLLAPLLLWVGSALFTWRLARGILARGGKALARAARPVAHGLSGVVAASMVRQRRLLSRGLVIMALTGSFALSTAVFNTTYAAQARVDAELTNGADVAATTTATGSIPAGALAKVRALPAVVNAQPMQHRFAYVGNDLQDMFGIDPSTIGQATNISDAFFAGGHASQVLAALARRPDAVLVSDETVRDFQLQPGDLIRLRMQFASDNAYHIVPFHYVGIVREFPTAPRDSFFVANASYVAKATGSPAYQTLLIKTNASPPAVASQVRNILGPTSGARVQDIVTELRVTLSGLTAIDLSGLTRLELAFAIILAVAASGLVLALGLAERRRMFAIASALGARSRQLAAFVWSEAAYVTLGGLVLGALAGWGISFVIVKILTGVFDPPPQHLFIPLGYLAVVVGVTVLAVIAAGAAMVRATRTPAVEILRDL